GAGCAGGGCACTCCAGAGAATGAATGATGTGCATGGAGTCTGTGAGGGGGAGGGAAAATGTGTCCCAAGTGTGTCTGCAACAAGGGTCCAGAGCGAGCGGGGAGGAGgagatgtgaaatggagtgtgtaaAGGAGGGCCCTGGTAGGGGAAAAGTGTGTAAGCAGCGAGAATCAGAGAAGGAGGCATGGAGCGTGAGAAAGGAAATGCAGCGTGTGCGAGGAGAGCAGAGTGTATTTGAGCGGGCCTCGCCAGCCAGAAGCAAAGGCAGAATGTGCAAGACAGCGAGAGGGCAAATTTGTGCAAAATTGCagcccagggaggggaggggagagaggtgaGCAGGCGTGCTACGGAGCGTGcaagaggctgaggggggcagctGTGTgtgctggggagaggggaagggggaagagctGAGGGGCCTGGAGAGAGTGGGAAGGGTTGTTAGAGGGGCGGCAGGTGGTGGAATCCGAGGGCACCCCCTTCCCCTGCGGCCTGGGGGACGGTCCCCATCCAATCGGGCTCAGGGCTGACCCTCTATGGCTCTGTCCATCCCCTCCCCCCAGAATAGGCCCTTCCCTCCTTCTCAATTCCCCTCTGTCATTTCTCCTATCCCACCTCCGCTCCccgcttcacacacacacactcttgtgTCAGCTGCCCCCCTTCAGTGAGGTGCAAATGTCCGGCCTGGATTGGGCCACCTGGTGACCTCTGGCCTTGGGAGACGAGGGCAGGGCGCAGTTTGAACAGAGTCCCTGGCCCGGGGAGAGAATGACAGTCAGGGGTCAGAGGTCAAGAGGCCAGCAGGCTCTACAGTTCTGTGGACGGGGCTGGTCCGTCCAGGCCAGCCATCACCTCTCCAGGAAGAATTTGAGAGCCCGGTCGATGTTCATGCGGTGGCCCACCCTGGTCACACCTAGATCGACGTAGTCCTCCTTCGTCAAGGCGGGCAGGTGGGAGCCGTCAATCTCGTGGTCCAGGAACTGGGCTCGGTGCTCCGCCAaacccagccactccagccaatCAGCCACGTCGAACTTGGTCCAGAACCCCAGAGGTTTAGCGCCAAACGGCTTGTCCGGGGGCAGCGAGAGCAGGCGGGTTGGTGAGAGGGAGCGCGAGGCCCCTGACAAGGCTCCCCCGAGCCCCCCGGATATCCCCGGGTGTGGCGGCACAAAGACTGGGGCGAAGGGGTCAGCCGAGCCTCCTGCCCCTCCAGTTGGGGAGCCACGGATGTCAAAGAGGCCTGGGTAGAGGGGTCCGGAAGGCAGGATGGGCAGGGATGAGGGCCTGGGCGCAGGGCTGACCTTGTGCTCCGAGGCGGGCAGCAGCGAGGGGCTGGGGGCCCGGCGGAGCAGAGGGGGCCGCATCTCGAACTCCACGCCCTGGAGGTGGCGGGTGgacgtggaggaggaggaggctgagggtgaGGTGGCCCCTGGGGCCGCAGCGGCTGTAGGGGAGACCCCTGTTCCGGTGGGGAGTGGCGGCAGAGGTGGTTTGGGCCAGTTCTGAAACAGGCTGCTGACAGGCTTGGAGAGGAGTGAGGACTGGGAATCGTCGGAGAGTCTGGAATGTGACAAGGGGGCAGTGGGGGAGGACAGGGATTTAGGGGGCAAGGGCAGGGGTGAGAAAGAGGCAGAGGTCAAGATatagggagagaggaggagagacatAAGGGTAGGgggagagatggaggagagaggCGGGAAGAAATGGAGGGAGCAAAGGGTAAGACGGCCGTCGAGGAAACaaatgaagggaaagaaagatgagAGGACAGGGAGAGGGCGACAGTTaagagagatgaaagaaaaagagacattaagtgataataataataatcgtCACCGCTTACTGATGCtcatgtgtgccaggcattgttctaagtgctttacatgattGCATCTCAGTTTAATCCCCACGACAGCCCTGATGCAGGTTACTATTATTAtcagcacagagaggttaaataacttgcctaaggacacacaggaagtggcagagcccGGTTATATGGCACCAAAGTCTGAGCTCTTCACCACTATTCTATACTGCCTTTCAGGTTATGGCCAGTCATAGCAGAGTGAAAGATGgggagacagtgagagagagacaaaaaaaggGTGAGCATCCAGGGGAGAGAGATGGAAGGGACaggggacacagagagagagagatgaagagagggagatgaaagagagaagaaacaagggGAGAAAAAGGTTCCCCTCATCCCTTTCGTTCCCTCCCCTCCAGCACtgtcccacctcagggcctttgaacTGGCCGCTCCCCCTGCCTGGCTCACTCTTGCCCTGGGCAGCTGCTCCCTCTCCACTTTCATTACTCTGCCCATCTTGCCTGTTAAGTGAGAGACCTTCTCCACCCATCCCATTGTGGTAGCTTTTTTTGTAGGATGGTTgcaattattttgtttactgccccacccccactcctATGTCCCTAGACTATGAGCCCTATGGAGTTGCACAGTCTTTGCCTGTCCTGTCCAGCAGgggatcccatcacccagaagGGCACTCTGCACACATAGGTCATGAATCAATAATTAATGCAATTATTGACTGAATTAAGCATCGTTCCTATTGCTGCTACaagcagtggaaaaaaaaaaaaagaaaagaaaaaaaatcctctcctCTAACCAGAATACTTAAGAATAGTCAAGGAATTGCATTCAGTTCTTACAGGCCTAATAAAcccatatttgtttgtttgtttatttttacagcCTGGGAGCATTGATTCAAGTTGCTCTGATAATATacacttcctttttcttttctttctctctccttttttttttttttttttttttgagacagggtctcactttgttccccaggctgcagtgccttggtgtgatatcagctcactgcagcctcaaccttccaggctcaagtgatccacccacctcagcctcctgagtagctgggactacagctgcacgccactgtgcccagcctcctttttcttttctttctttctttctttttttttttttcaacctggGAGCATAGATTTAAGTTGCCCCAAATATACACTCCCTGAACCCACATCTGAAGGTCAGACACATTTGGATAGCAGACCTTCAAACAGAATTCAAGTGAACTCTGTAGATGGACAAGGATATTTAAAAACTGCTTCCAACCCTCTGTGTATCTGAACCAGAAATGTAACTCTACTTTCTCTAGGACTAGAAGGTCTTGAATGGGCTCGAGTTCTGTGGTGATGCAGCTACCTGACTGCTCTGGGAAGCATCTGCATCATCCCGTATTTCCGCATGTAGAAGTTGCTGGGCTCTTGTTTGAGGCCCCCTCTTCCCCCATCCCATGTTACAACAATGGCACACATTAAATCCTCTCAAAAACTCTTTGGGCTGGCACTAGGCCATTCCCCTTCTACAGAGAGGTGGATTCATTTGCCTAAGATCACCCAGGTAGAAAGTGCAGGGCTGGGACTGGAAGCCGAGAAGGTGGGCTCTAGAACCACACCTATAACTGCATCCTGTCTTGAACCACACTGGCTTCAAGGGACTCACAGATTTCAGGGACTGTCAGAAAGAAGTGGCAGCTCACCAAGGAAAAGACATAAGCAGGTCTCGCTCCAGTCTCCTttgttaataacttttttttttttttttttttgagatggagtctcactctgtcacccaggctggaacacagtggtgcaatcttggctcactgcaacctccgcctcccgggttcaagttattttcctgcctcagcctactgaggagctaggactacaggtgcccaccatcacgcccagctaattttttgtattttttttagtagagatggggtttccccgtgttagccaggatggtctcgatcttctgacctcatgatccactcgcctcagcctcccaaagtgctgggattacaggcataaaccaccatgcccagcctgttaatAACTTTTTGTTCATCATGGGGTGTAGGTTGTGATGGTGATGGGCAGAGACAACAGAAGCtactgaaataaatggaaatttaaaggctggactcagtggcttacacctgtaatcacactttgggaggtcaaggcaggaggatcacttgagcccgggagtttgaaactagcctgggcaacatagcttgtctctacaaaaagttaaagaaaaactggccagggccaggcatgctggctcatgcgtgtaatctcagcactttgggagacggaggtgggatgaatcaccttaggtcaggagttcaagaccagcctggccaacatggcaaaacccctcatctctactaaaaattcaaaaatttgccgggcatggtggcgggcacctgtaatcccagctactcaggaggctgaggctggagaatcgtttgaacctgggaggcggaagttgcagtgagctgagattgcaccactgcactccagcctgggcaacagagtgagactctgtctcaaaaaaaaaaaaaaagaagaaaagaaaaattggccaggcatagtggcatgcacctgtagtcccagaggattgcttgagcccaggagtttgaggccgcaagtgagctatgattacaccactgcactccagccgggtgacaagagtgagaccctgtttctaaaaaaaaaaaaaaaaaaaaaagccaggcatgttggctcatgcctgtaatcccagcactttgggaggccgaggcggatggatcacctgaggttgggagttcagaccagcctgaccaacatggagaaaccccgtctctactaaaaatacaaaattagctgggggtggtggcatgggaggctgaggcaggagaattgcttgaaccggggaggcagaggttgtggtgagctgagatcacgccattgcactccagcctgggcaacaagagtgaaactctgtctcaaaaaaagaaaaaagaaaaagaaaaagaaaaagaaagtatctgTGAAAGCGTGCTTCTGTGAGAGCAAACTCCTGCCAACCtggtttctgtttcctttctGCCACCCTGAGACCCTAAAGGGAAACAGCCATGCCATCAACACCTCTGGCCTCCCTTGTTGGCCACCAGCCCCCGCTTACCTCTGCCGCTGCAGGGAGGAGGTCCTCTCGGGGACATAGCTGGCTCCCCCGTGGTGGCTGTCTCCACTTCCCCCACTGCCTCCTCGGGCCCAGGGCAGAGCGCCGCCCGCTGCCGAGGAGCCCCCAAACTGCTGAAGCTTGGAGCTGAGTTCACTGATGATGCTGGCTTTTACTGAGGCCAAGGCTGAGGCCTGAGGCTGGGCCAGGGGTCCGGGCAGAGGTGGTGGCGGTGGGCCCGGGCCCTCCTCCCAGGGCAGCAGCTTCCGAGGCAGAGAGGAGGCCGTCGGCAAGGGCACCTGTGGGACTTCTGGCTCTACAGCCACCGGACCCCCAGCCACGCCTGCCGTGGGGGGTCCTGAACAAGCACGCAGGGCCAGCAGCCCATCGGTTCCAGCCCCTGTCACCGAGACGGTGGGGCTGGTGGGGGTGACAGGGTCTCGGAGTCCCCCGCTGGGGCCAGGTCGCAGGCCTCCGCTGGCTCCTAGCGCCCGGCCCCGGAGCTTAGAGGGAGTCAAGAGCTGAGGAGGGTATGGCGGGCCGGGAGTACCGCTGCCCCCAAAGGCCTGGCCGTCCAGGTAGGCCACATAGGTGTCCAGAAGCTCCGGCCCACTGGCCACACCGGCCccagccccgcccccaccccctgcGCTGCCACCACCTTCGGCAGATAGGCTGCTCAGCGTGGAGGCGCTGCTAATGGTCTCCAGTGGGTGGTCACTGCTGCTCCGACTGTCCACCTCCTCGATGCCAGAATCCGTGCCAGGCGGAGGGTCCGGGCCAGGCTGTGGGGCAGCGGGAGCCGGTGCTGCTGGGGCAGGCGGGCCTGGTGGAGGGGGGTCCCCAGGAGCGGCGGAGGCCCCCTGGGTCAGGGTGGCCACCTCGCTGTCATAGGATgtcaggctggatgcggtggaGTCCAGGGTGGGAGGGGCTGCGGCCACAGCCGGGGGTGGCACAGGGGGTAACGGGGTGACCGGGGCAGGTGTGTCGGGCAGCGGGTGGGGAGGCCCAGGCGTGAGGGGCGACTCCGGCTTTTCGAAGCTGTTGGAGAATTCCAGAGGCGGAGGCAGCGGTTCCACGAAAAGGAATTCGCCATCTTCCACATCCACCGAGGGGGCGGGAGGCGGCAGGACCAGCAGGGGCAGCCCGTTCTCTTCGCTGGCCCTCGGGGAGGTCGGGGAGGGGGGCACGGACCGGCGTGGGCTGGGCGGCGGGACCCCCGGCCCGTCCTCGGAGGGGGGCCCCCTTCCGCTCGTCGCAGGGGCCCGGGGCTGGCAGTTTTCAAGGAACCGCACGTGCAGCGGCAGCCGCTCGGGTTCTTCGGGGGCTGCGGACCTCCAGGGCTTGCTCACTCCGGGGTGCGGGGCCGGGGGCTCCGTCCCCAGCTGCAGCAGGAGGGGCCCCACCCCGGGAGCGGTGGGCGGCAGGCGGTGTAGCAGGGAACGCCGGGCGGCGGGCGGGCTGGCGGGAAGGGACTTCTCCTGGCTGCCCAGCCCGGCCCTGTACCCCAGCTCCCGGCGCGCAGGGTCCGGCGGGGAGGCCCCCCAGAGACGCAGCACTGGCTCGTGGTGGGCGTGGGGCGAGTGGTGGTGCGGGGTGGGCGGCGGGGCCTCGTAGCGGGGCGATGGGGGcctgggagggggctggggggCCCCGCCGCCCTCCGAGGACTCCTTCAGCGCTCGCTCGCGGGCGGCCAGGGCCAGCCCCAGCGGGGAGGCGGGATCCAGGGCCTTGCCGGTCAGCGGGTGCACCAGGGGTCGCGGGGGCAGGAAGCTGGTGAAGGCGCTGCTGCCCCCGCCACCCCCGTAGGCTCGGCTACCGGCCCCGTAGCCGCCGTAGCCCGCGCCGCTGCCCGCAGACTCCAGTCGGAGGTAGGGCTCGGCGGAGAACATGCCCTCGTCGATGGATTTGGAGTGGCGCAGCCGCGGGCCCGGGGccgcccctgtgcccagcccgcCGTCCCCGCCGTCCTCGTCCCCCGCGTCGGTGGAGAGGAACAGCGTGGAGCGCCGGCGCGCCTCATTCTGCCAGCCCCCCTCCCTCCGGGCCGCCCCCACCAGGGCGGCCCCGAACTGGCTCGTGAAGTCCAGCGTGGCCGGACCGCTGGGCGAGGCGGGGGTGGGCACGGGCGAGGGGGACGGGGGCACGGGTGACATGGCCGGGGCAGGGCTGGGCgaggagccgccgccgccgccgcctcccgcGGGCTCGGGCTGGGTGGGGGGCTCCGCCTCGGTGCTGCTGCCCTGGCTGCTGCGGCCGCTGCTACTGGTGGACGGGGCCTTGATGATGatggtggggatggggatggagTTCTTCTCCGAGGGCGCGGCCACGGCGGGCGGCGGCTGCGGGGAGGCCGGGGACGTGGGCGACGGCGCGGGCGGGAGGCCGCCGCCCTTCTGGGGCTCGCCTTCCACCTTGGTCTGCTTGACCAGCGGGCCCTTGCGGCCGCGGCCCGAGCGGGCGGGCACGTACATGGCTGCGCTGGCCGCCCGCGGGGGCAGCTGGAAATAGCGCAGAGCCGGGCCCTGGGAGGAGCCGCCGCCCCCGCCCGCGCTGCCGTGGTGCGATGGGGACGGGGCCCCCGGGGTCGGGCTGGGACCGCCGCCCCTCCAGCCTCGCAGGCTGGGCTGGGGCCCCAGAGCCAGGCGGGGTGGAGGGTCGTCGGGAGAGCCGCCTGTCTCCATCTCGGGAGGATGAGgggggtgggcgtggtggtggtggggctgagggggcggggcgtggtggtggtggtggtggggcgggtggtggtgggcagggggcaggggcccACTGTGGTACAGGCTCTTCTCGCGGCTCCCCACGCGAGTGTCGGGAGGGGAGGGCCCGTCAAAGGACGCAGGGGAGGAGGCGGGGAGGGGGCCACCAGAGCCGGGGTTGAAGGGCCCTCCCCGAGGGGAGGGGGTGAGGCGCCCTGAGGAGGAGGGGACTGGAGGTGTGCTGTAGGGAGGCTCCGGTGGGGACGTGGTGGGTGGCGGTGGAATGTCCTCCGAACCAGGCACAGACAGGCTGCGGCTGAATTTCATGGCTGGGGGTGCTAGGTAAGGTCTGTCATCTTCTGCTGCACCTGGGGAGATACAGAGGATCAAGGAGGGGGACCCTGGTGGGGAGGGTCTCCCTGCTCCACTATCCCATAGAACCGCAACAATACTAATAACAAGAATGGCACCCCATATATGCCAGGAACTTCACGTGGACTCGCCCAGCTCTTCCCTATTTGGGGTAAACCCAAATCTGCTTCATACAGAGGTGCAGGTTGTgcaaggtgaggaaactgaaattcagCGGAACTTCCTCCCCACGCCAGGAGGGGGCGCCATTTTCTAATTCCGTTCAAAGGCTCAGTGAACGGTTTGGGGCCAGCAAACGT
This portion of the Pongo abelii isolate AG06213 chromosome 20, NHGRI_mPonAbe1-v2.0_pri, whole genome shotgun sequence genome encodes:
- the SHANK1 gene encoding SH3 and multiple ankyrin repeat domains protein 1 isoform X1 is translated as MTHSPATSEDEERHSASECPEGGSESDSSPDGPGRGPRGSRGQGSGAPGSLASVRGLQGRSMSVPDDAHFSMMVFRIGIPDLHQTKCLRFNPDATIWTAKQQVLCALSESLQDVLNYGLFQPATSGRDANFLEEERLLREYPQSFEKGVPYLEFRYKTRVYKQTNLDEKQLAKLHTKTGLKKFLEYVQLGTSDKVARLLDKGLDPNYHDSDSGETPLTLAAQTEGSVEVIRTLCLGGAHIDFRARDGMTALHKAACARHCLALTALLDLGGSPNYKDRRGLTPLFHTAMVGGDPRCCELLLFNRAQLGIADENGWQEIHQACQRGHSQHLEHLLFYGAEPGAQNASGNTALHICALYNKETCARILLYRGADKDVKNNNGQTPFQVAVIAGNFELGELIRNHREQDVVPFQESPKYAARRRGPPGTGLTVPPALLRANSDTSMALPDWMVFSAPGAASSGAPGPTSGSQGQSQPSAPTTKLSSGTLRSASSPRGARARSPSRGRHPEDAKRQPRGRPSSSGTPREGPAGGTGGSGGPGGSLGSRGRRRKLYSAVPGRSFMAVKSYQAQAEGEISLSKGEKIKVLSIGEGGFWEGQVKGRVGWFPSDCLEEVANRSQESKQESRSDKAKRLFRHYTVGSYDSFDAPSDYIIKEKTVLLQKKDSEGFGFVLRGAKAQTPIEEFTPTPAFPALQYLESVDEGGVAWRAGLRMGDFLIEVNGQNVVKVGHRQVVNMIRQGGNTLMVKVVMVTRHPDMDEAVHKKAPQQAKRLPPPTISLRSKSMTSELEEMVSPWKKKSEYEQQPAPVPSMEKKRTVYQMALNKLDEILAAAQQTISASESPGPGGLASLGKHRPKGFFATESSFDPHHRAQPSYERPSFLPPGPGLMLRQKSIGAAEDDRPYLAPPAMKFSRSLSVPGSEDIPPPPTTSPPEPPYSTPPVPSSSGRLTPSPRGGPFNPGSGGPLPASSPASFDGPSPPDTRVGSREKSLYHSGPLPPAHHHPPHHHHHHAPPPQPHHHHAHPPHPPEMETGGSPDDPPPRLALGPQPSLRGWRGGGPSPTPGAPSPSHHGSAGGGGGSSQGPALRYFQLPPRAASAAMYVPARSGRGRKGPLVKQTKVEGEPQKGGGLPPAPSPTSPASPQPPPAVAAPSEKNSIPIPTIIIKAPSTSSSGRSSQGSSTEAEPPTQPEPAGGGGGGGSSPSPAPAMSPVPPSPSPVPTPASPSGPATLDFTSQFGAALVGAARREGGWQNEARRRSTLFLSTDAGDEDGGDGGLGTGAAPGPRLRHSKSIDEGMFSAEPYLRLESAGSGAGYGGYGAGSRAYGGGGGSSAFTSFLPPRPLVHPLTGKALDPASPLGLALAARERALKESSEGGGAPQPPPRPPSPRYEAPPPTPHHHSPHAHHEPVLRLWGASPPDPARRELGYRAGLGSQEKSLPASPPAARRSLLHRLPPTAPGVGPLLLQLGTEPPAPHPGVSKPWRSAAPEEPERLPLHVRFLENCQPRAPATSGRGPPSEDGPGVPPPSPRRSVPPSPTSPRASEENGLPLLVLPPPAPSVDVEDGEFLFVEPLPPPLEFSNSFEKPESPLTPGPPHPLPDTPAPVTPLPPVPPPAVAAAPPTLDSTASSLTSYDSEVATLTQGASAAPGDPPPPGPPAPAAPAPAAPQPGPDPPPGTDSGIEEVDSRSSSDHPLETISSASTLSSLSAEGGGSAGGGGGAGAGVASGPELLDTYVAYLDGQAFGGSGTPGPPYPPQLLTPSKLRGRALGASGGLRPGPSGGLRDPVTPTSPTVSVTGAGTDGLLALRACSGPPTAGVAGGPVAVEPEVPQVPLPTASSLPRKLLPWEEGPGPPPPPLPGPLAQPQASALASVKASIISELSSKLQQFGGSSAAGGALPWARGGSGGSGDSHHGGASYVPERTSSLQRQRLSDDSQSSLLSKPVSSLFQNWPKPPLPPLPTGTGVSPTAAAAPGATSPSASSSSTSTRHLQGVEFEMRPPLLRRAPSPSLLPASEHKVSPAPRPSSLPILPSGPLYPGLFDIRGSPTGGAGGSADPFAPVFVPPHPGISGGLGGALSGASRSLSPTRLLSLPPDKPFGAKPLGFWTKFDVADWLEWLGLAEHRAQFLDHEIDGSHLPALTKEDYVDLGVTRVGHRMNIDRALKFFLER
- the SHANK1 gene encoding SH3 and multiple ankyrin repeat domains protein 1 isoform X2, with the translated sequence MTHSPATSEDEERHSASECPEGGSESDSSPDGPGRGPRGSRGQGSGAPGSLASVRGLQGRSMSVPDDAHFSMMVFRIGIPDLHQTKCLRFNPDATIWTAKQQVLCALSESLQDVLNYGLFQPATSGRDANFLEEERLLREYPQSFEKGVPYLEFRYKTRVYKQTNLDEKQLAKLHTKTGLKKFLEYVQLGTSDKVARLLDKGLDPNYHDSDSGETPLTLAAQTEGSVEVIRTLCLGGAHIDFRARDGMTALHKAACARHCLALTALLDLGGSPNYKDRRGLTPLFHTAMVGGDPRCCELLLFNRAQLGIADENGWQEIHQACQRGHSQHLEHLLFYGAEPGAQNASGNTALHICALYNKETCARILLYRGADKDVKNNNGQTPFQVAVIAGNFELGELIRNHREQDVVPFQESPKYAARRRGPPGTGLTVPPALLRANSDTSMALPDWMVFSAPGAASSGAPGPTSGSQGQSQPSAPTTKLSSGTLRSASSPRGARARSPSRGRHPEDAKRQPRGRPSSSGTPREGPAGGTGGSGGPGGSLGSRGRRRKLYSAVPGRSFMAVKSYQAQAEGEISLSKGEKIKVLSIGEGGFWEGQVKGRVGWFPSDCLEEVANRSQESKQESRSDKAKRLFRHYTVGSYDSFDAPSDYIIKEKTVLLQKKDSEGFGFVLRGAKAQTPIEEFTPTPAFPALQYLESVDEGGVAWRAGLRMGDFLIEVNGQNVVKVGHRQVVNMIRQGGNTLMVKVVMVTRHPDMDEAVHKKAPQQAKRLPPPTISLRSKSMTSELEEMEYEQQPAPVPSMEKKRTVYQMALNKLDEILAAAQQTISASESPGPGGLASLGKHRPKGFFATESSFDPHHRAQPSYERPSFLPPGPGLMLRQKSIGAAEDDRPYLAPPAMKFSRSLSVPGSEDIPPPPTTSPPEPPYSTPPVPSSSGRLTPSPRGGPFNPGSGGPLPASSPASFDGPSPPDTRVGSREKSLYHSGPLPPAHHHPPHHHHHHAPPPQPHHHHAHPPHPPEMETGGSPDDPPPRLALGPQPSLRGWRGGGPSPTPGAPSPSHHGSAGGGGGSSQGPALRYFQLPPRAASAAMYVPARSGRGRKGPLVKQTKVEGEPQKGGGLPPAPSPTSPASPQPPPAVAAPSEKNSIPIPTIIIKAPSTSSSGRSSQGSSTEAEPPTQPEPAGGGGGGGSSPSPAPAMSPVPPSPSPVPTPASPSGPATLDFTSQFGAALVGAARREGGWQNEARRRSTLFLSTDAGDEDGGDGGLGTGAAPGPRLRHSKSIDEGMFSAEPYLRLESAGSGAGYGGYGAGSRAYGGGGGSSAFTSFLPPRPLVHPLTGKALDPASPLGLALAARERALKESSEGGGAPQPPPRPPSPRYEAPPPTPHHHSPHAHHEPVLRLWGASPPDPARRELGYRAGLGSQEKSLPASPPAARRSLLHRLPPTAPGVGPLLLQLGTEPPAPHPGVSKPWRSAAPEEPERLPLHVRFLENCQPRAPATSGRGPPSEDGPGVPPPSPRRSVPPSPTSPRASEENGLPLLVLPPPAPSVDVEDGEFLFVEPLPPPLEFSNSFEKPESPLTPGPPHPLPDTPAPVTPLPPVPPPAVAAAPPTLDSTASSLTSYDSEVATLTQGASAAPGDPPPPGPPAPAAPAPAAPQPGPDPPPGTDSGIEEVDSRSSSDHPLETISSASTLSSLSAEGGGSAGGGGGAGAGVASGPELLDTYVAYLDGQAFGGSGTPGPPYPPQLLTPSKLRGRALGASGGLRPGPSGGLRDPVTPTSPTVSVTGAGTDGLLALRACSGPPTAGVAGGPVAVEPEVPQVPLPTASSLPRKLLPWEEGPGPPPPPLPGPLAQPQASALASVKASIISELSSKLQQFGGSSAAGGALPWARGGSGGSGDSHHGGASYVPERTSSLQRQRLSDDSQSSLLSKPVSSLFQNWPKPPLPPLPTGTGVSPTAAAAPGATSPSASSSSTSTRHLQGVEFEMRPPLLRRAPSPSLLPASEHKVSPAPRPSSLPILPSGPLYPGLFDIRGSPTGGAGGSADPFAPVFVPPHPGISGGLGGALSGASRSLSPTRLLSLPPDKPFGAKPLGFWTKFDVADWLEWLGLAEHRAQFLDHEIDGSHLPALTKEDYVDLGVTRVGHRMNIDRALKFFLER
- the SHANK1 gene encoding SH3 and multiple ankyrin repeat domains protein 1 isoform X3, which encodes MTHSPATSEDEERHSASECPEGGSESDSSPDGPGRGPRGSRGQGSGAPGSLASVRGLQGRSMSVPDDAHFSMMVFRIGIPDLHQTKCLRFNPDATIWTAKQQVLCALSESLQDVLNYGLFQPATSGRDANFLEEERLLREYPQSFEKGVPYLEFRYKTRVYKQTNLDEKQLAKLHTKTGLKKFLEYVQLGTSDKVARLLDKGLDPNYHDSDSGETPLTLAAQTEGSVEVIRTLCLGGAHIDFRARDGMTALHKAACARHCLALTALLDLGGSPNYKDRRGLTPLFHTAMVGGDPRCCELLLFNRAQLGIADENGWQEIHQACQRGHSQHLEHLLFYGAEPGAQNASGNTALHICALYNKETCARILLYRGADKDVKNNNGQTPFQVAVIAGNFELGELIRNHREQDVVPFQESPKYAARRRGPPGTGLTVPPALLRANSDTSMALPDWMVFSAPGAASSGAPGPTSGSQGQSQPSAPTTKLSSGTLRSASSPRGARARSPSRGRHPEDAKRQPRGRPSSSGTPREGPAGGTGGSGGPGGSLGSRGRRRKLYSAVPGRSFMAVKSYQAQAEGEISLSKGEKIKVLSIGEGGFWEGQVKGRVGWFPSDCLEEVANRSQESKQESRSDKAKRLFRHYTVGSYDSFDAPSDYIIKEKTVLLQKKDSEGFGFVLRGAKAQTPIEEFTPTPAFPALQYLESVDEGGVAWRAGLRMGDFLIEVNGQNVVKVGHRQVVNMIRQGGNTLMVKVVMVTRHPDMDEAVHKKAPQQAKRLPPPTISLRSKSMTSELEEMVSPWKKKSEYEQQPAPVPSMEKKRTVYQMALNKLDEILAAAQQTISASESPGPGGLASLGKHRPKGFFATESSFDPHHRAQPSYERPSFLPPGPGLMLRQKSIGAAEDDRPYLAPPAMKFSRSLSVPGSEDIPPPPTTSPPEPPYSTPPVPSSSGRLTPSPRGGPFNPGSGGPLPASSPASFDGPSPPDTRVGSREKSLYHSGPLPPAHHHPPHHHHHHAPPPQPHHHHAHPPHPPEMETGGSPDDPPPRLALGPQPSLRGWRGGGPSPTPGAPSPSHHGSAGGGGGSSQGPALRYFQLPPRAASAAMYVPARSGRGRKGPLVKQTKVEGEPQKGGGLPPAPSPTSPASPQPPPAVAAPSEKNSIPIPTIIIKAPSTSSSGRSSQGSSTEAEPPTQPEPAGGGGGGGSSPSPAPAMSPVPPSPSPVPTPASPSGPATLDFTSQFGAALVGAARREGGWQNEARRRSTLFLSTDAGDEDGGDGGLGTGAAPGPRLRHSKSIDEGMFSAEPYLRLESAGSGAGYGGYGAGSRAYGGGGGSSAFTSFLPPRPLVHPLTGKALDPASPLGLALAARERALKESSEGGGAPQPPPRPPSPRYEAPPPTPHHHSPHAHHEPVLRLWGASPPDPARRELGYRAGLGSQEKSLPASPPAARRSLLHRLPPTAPGVGPLLLQLGTEPPAPHPGVSKPWRSAAPEEPERLPLHVRFLENCQPRAPATSGRGPPSEDGPGVPPPSPRRSVPPSPTSPRASEENGLPLLVLPPPAPSVDVEDGEFLFVEPLPPPLEFSNSFEKPESPLTPGPPHPLPDTPAPVTPLPPVPPPAVAAAPPTLDSTASSLTSYDSEVATLTQGASAAPGDPPPPGPPAPAAPAPAAPQPGPDPPPGTDSGIEEVDSRSSSDHPLETISSASTLSSLSAEGGGSAGGGGGAGAGVASGPELLDTYVAYLDGQAFGGSGTPGPPYPPQLLTPSKLRGRALGASGGLRPGPSGGLRDPVTPTSPTVSVTGAGTDGLLALRACSGPPTAGVAGGPVAVEPEVPQVPLPTASSLPRKLLPWEEGPGPPPPPLPGPLAQPQASALASVKASIISELSSKLQQFGGSSAAGGALPWARGGSGGSGDSHHGGASYVPERTSSLQRQRQYRIVVKSSDFGAI